Part of the Anopheles coluzzii chromosome 3, AcolN3, whole genome shotgun sequence genome is shown below.
GAGCTGTTTTTCTGCTTCGAAGCGATCGAAAGAGTGAAATAAGCTGATCGGGAAAACGTTAAGAATTGACAATCTGTGTTGATAAAAACTGTTTGTAGCCAGTGTAGGCGcgaattttggtgcaagtttGACTGACCAAGGTGTGATAGAACATTGTATTGTATTAACTAGTCAGGGTGTGcttaaaaagtgaaaatgatgaaatatttcttaGTGGTAAGTAGAAGTGGTGCATtgtcaacatttttattaGATCGAATGAAAATGAAGTATAAACAATCATAGAAGTAATAATAAGAACAAAcgttaaattttaattgaattaaaacaactgaaatacaaaaaaaagataaactaAGTGAATTGAAAATGGTAAAGTGGTAGGGAGAGCAGCTAAAACTCAAACGTTGTCGTTTTTGCGtgacagtaaaaaaaaaagctagcCTATTAGTTTAGGTCCTTGGAACAGTTTCGAATAAGAGCTATCAAAACATTGCCGCTTAACAATTGGTCCTTCGACCCGGATAAGTTTTCAATGTGTTGAGCTATCGGAGAGCTATAACGAGTTCTTTATTGCTACTACtactttattttacaatttcaaTCTTTGCCGAAGTTTACCACTACACAATTCATTCTCAAGTTCGTTTTTCAAATTTCTAAACTCTACAAATTTTTGTAAACATTCATCATACCGATTTAGCAAGATTGcgcttaaaaaaatactttatatttacaaaaaaaaaaacaatatatgCTTCAGTCTAGAAGTTTATCATAAATATGTAAATCTTATCGAGAAGTCTTTGGTCATTACTAAGGTTATCATATTTCAACTTGCATGTACACAAAAACCGTTAAAATCGTAAAATATACTATTACTGGAGatttaattcaaattcaaagcTAATATCAGCTATGGATCTCCTTGTCACGCATTTCATTGCCATTTCAAAGCATTGTTTTGATTCTATTAAACTTGAAATGGAAGCAAATCTGCAAGGATATTGTAATGAAGAACAATTTGCATAAAGAAATCGCTTGCCCGTACAAGCTACTGGGCTTCTCCATTATTCCAACGCTCCGATTACAACACactgcaacaaacacacacactctgttgAAGATAAATAAACACCATTGCATGCAcgcttgcttgcttgatgtGAATCTTCAATCCGAACGGTGCAAATGATCCGATTTAGATGCAAATCACATTACGGATGAAAATAATCATCTAACGCGataaagaaacgaaaaaaaaagcaacaataatcccccccccccctcaaccATCTCGTCCTTCCCATTGGAGCGACTCGTACGCTTCGTCGATGGCTTTATTTATTGCTTCCCAATAAGGGGCGAGAAGGCTAGGAAAGGAAGAGAGAACACGATGCGGAGCGATTACATAATTCACTTCACTTAACGCCAATCGGTTGAAGATGAGATTAGTTCACCCACGGTGCGGAATGCCGTGGCATGCATCTGCGACTGTGTGGGACATGTCGTTAACGACCTCGTTAGGCGAAAGATAAGATATCGAAAAAGTCACTTGTCAAGGTTGGTGCAACGAAGCACgagagaaacaacaacaaaaaaacaggccaCTGTGGCACACCAAAAATTAGATTTGGAATGCGTTAGAATAAGATCAAGGTTGTGCAGTCCCGTGTTCGACTCACTGACTCACTGGCCATTTTATCATTCATCTTTTCTTACTGGTGTTGTTATggctcttttttctctcccacaGCTAGCGACGGTTGTTGCACTCGGCCAAGCGCTTCACTACGGTGACGAGGGCATCGACGTGAAGATCAATGTGGAGAAAAATTCCAACTCCTACCTGACCGGCCGGCTGCCGCAGGGCTCGTTCGAGTACGGGCTGGACGTGGTGAAGCAAAAGGACAACCATTTCCAGCACAAAGTCAAGGGCCCGGACGACGTGACGTACGGCTGCTACGGCTTCGTCGACCCGGACGGTAAGCCCCATCTGGTGCACTACGTGTCCGACCTGAAGGGGTACCGCATCGTGCCGCCAGAGTCCGCCACCAAGATCTACATCTCGCGCCTCGAGCGTAGCATGTAAGCATTGTGCCCCGGCTGCCGCTGAAAGTGTTTCCAAGAAGTTCGTTCACCAAAAGCTCCTCTTTTTCACAACAGAAACAACGTGTACCAAGCGTCCCAGGAAAAGAACGTCCAGTGGAAGGATCTGTTCTTCCCGCCGGCCTGCAAGCAGCTGTACACCGAGACGAAGGTTGCCGCGCCACCAACCACCCCACGACCGACGCCACCACGCACGCCCTCGACAACGCGTCGCCCCGCTCCTACCACCCGCCGTACGACTCCGGCCCCACCGCCACCGGCGCCAGCCGAGCCCGAGTTCACCGCGTCCAGCAACCTGTGCCCGTCGGTTGTGCAGGCACCGCCGGCCGATCTTCGGGCCGCCCAGCCCGCCTGCTCCTCCGTCTGCGGTGAGCTGAAGGACGAGCTGAAGGACATTAAGGCGAAGCTGAAGACGCTGCTGGACACGCTGGCGGAAAAGCCGAAGGGTAGGGCGGGCAATGGTGGGGGCAAGTTTGCCTACTTCCCGGTGATGCTCAGTGACGGACTGCCGGACGGTGTCGATGCCAGCTCGGCCCAGTTTGCGTTCCCGGCCGTCCCCCAGCAGTGCGGTCGACAGTGAGAGGGAAGGAGCGGGGAAGGGGTGCGACACCACCAGACAGGGtttgcctttgtttttttgttaaacattgTAAGGTGTAGAAGTTAGCTGTGTGCAATCGAGTCATATGCTTATGTGTTAAGGGCTGTTAGTGGGTAAGTTAGTGGCAGCAAGCTGTTCTGTAAGATATGTTTGAATAAAGAGGAGAAAActactttttttataaaactaaTCGTTTTCTGTTCATAatgctttttaattataatttttttca
Proteins encoded:
- the LOC120958983 gene encoding uncharacterized protein LOC120958983, encoding MMKYFLVLATVVALGQALHYGDEGIDVKINVEKNSNSYLTGRLPQGSFEYGLDVVKQKDNHFQHKVKGPDDVTYGCYGFVDPDGKPHLVHYVSDLKGYRIVPPESATKIYISRLERSINNVYQASQEKNVQWKDLFFPPACKQLYTETKVAAPPTTPRPTPPRTPSTTRRPAPTTRRTTPAPPPPAPAEPEFTASSNLCPSVVQAPPADLRAAQPACSSVCGELKDELKDIKAKLKTLLDTLAEKPKGRAGNGGGKFAYFPVMLSDGLPDGVDASSAQFAFPAVPQQCGRQ